The following proteins are encoded in a genomic region of Cryptomeria japonica chromosome 11, Sugi_1.0, whole genome shotgun sequence:
- the LOC131860167 gene encoding uncharacterized protein LOC131860167: MEAFIHSLDVKMWEVVSNKYDVPSTVPTDAYEKIKYELDKRARFAILCGLSKEVFVKVMYFKSANEGLGEEIDEHDVVVKVIRTLLPKFETKISALEEKKNFSKMTAHQLQSTLTAYEMRIGNTPSTSKETTFKIEKQEESEFELSDVFETLLVRKLRKKFQGKFKCFGCGKTGHFAAKCPYLDLSKDEDKFEKSFKKPWNPNKRLNNFKKKSLMSKEETEDESDESNDDGCETLFMTKVEFEKPVAVKSEPDSEVEIEDVNLEEELLCALQEVKRFQKLVISYEDSNQILQLDIVNANKVIETQRSLIERKEQEISTLQKQVYTLEKQQCSTEKGETSHQNSVTTNRNQFPNNRFFHGYCRFCNLFGHKVNTCRFARVPIFGHK; this comes from the exons ATGGAAGCATTTATTCATTCTCTAGATGTCAAAATGTGGGAAGTTGTATCTAACAAGTATGATGTACCATCTACTGTACCTACTGATGCATATGAAAAGATAAAATATGAACTGGATAAGAGAGCTCGCTTTGCAATTCTATGTGGGTTATCAAAAGAAGTATTTGTTAAAGTAATGTACTTCAAGTCAGCCAATGAG GGTCTtggtgaagaaattgatgaacatgATGTGGTTGTAAAAGTAATTAGAACATTATTACCAAAATTTGAAACTAAGATATCTGCTCttgaagaaaagaaaaatttcTCTAAAATGACTGCGCATCAGCTTCAAAGTACACTTACTGCTTATGAAATGAGAATTGGTAATACCCCTTCTACCTCTAAGGAAACAACTTTTAAAATTGAGAAACAGGAAGAGAGTGAGTTTGAATTAtctgatgtttttgaaactttactAGTTAGGAAACTCAGGAAGAAGTTTCAAGGAAAGTTTAAATGTTTTGGCTGTGGTAAAACTGGACACTTTGCAGCAAAATGTCCGTATTTAGATCTAAGTAAAGATGAGGATAAatttgaaaaatcatttaaaaaacctTGGAATCCTAATAAAAGGTTGAACAATTTTAAAAAGAAGAGTCTTATGTCAAAAGAAGAGACTGAAGATGAATCTGATGAGTCAAATGATGATGGCTGTGAAACACTATTTATGACCAAAGTTGAATTTGAAAAACCAGTTGCAGTAAAATCTGAACCAGATTCTGAAGTTGAAATAGAAGATGTAAATCTCGAAGAAGAGCTTCTTTGTGCTCTTCAAGAAGTAAAAAGATTTCAGAAACTTGTAATTTCTTATGAAGATTCCAATCAGATCTTACAACTTGATATAGTTAATGCAAACAAGGTTATTGAAACTCAAAGAAGtcttattgaaagaaaagaacaagaaaTTAGTACACTACAAAAACAAGTATACACTCTTGAAAAACAACAATGTTCTACTGAAAAAGGTGAAACTTCACATCAGAATTCTGTAACAACAAACAGAAATCAGTTTCCGAATAACAGATTTTTCCATGGCTATTGTCGTTTTTGTAATCTATTTGGGCATAAAGTAAATACTTGCAGATTTGCTAGAGTTCCTATTTTTGGTCATAAATAG